The following proteins are co-located in the Leishmania panamensis strain MHOM/PA/94/PSC-1 chromosome 26 sequence genome:
- a CDS encoding hypothetical protein (TriTrypDB/GeneDB-style sysID: LpmP.26.0350), which yields MALSQSDLDDLATIDLTDSFIEANLGTRRQFDGDASRTALQDVCAAFVQSFLIEKGGWVSSLHVSLRECVTVLEEMETVLEKFIEKLDRIQHDIGEVRETLAKTSIELNNARVTERILWTTISHLVVPPELVQIVTQSNDGELGMLFQLTLRELLKYLNYRKGTWQQQQPAPSEPQGSAASPGPRNGTAPQRTARELRLPLTEFTIYTELLSILDSLTVFACIKVRDFLSRKLHVLTVPNTNVCIQQENSLKQHAVFVHFLRSAPPLLRHTYACGTEGSRQLTLVPYRITRAIYNEFKQQYCFIMSSLYLRKIQGYILTLNAMEYSTTTSASFGSVSSSLLNSFTKVQPTAPDVVYTLPYVTSVHLKGFHADGEVFQLGKRGEIFARTFAPPLIPTLEKAAGHRHSYEETLRSVLHLLSDAVTHEYLFTFEFFAGDTSVYVDVFRPTLQFIVDYVSEAVLLQSSGGVRQLLNQHPHASVNQHAKEDIYGLLMLIRLCHEYRFYMKTVRKLACLDTFFDSLLVLLWPSFKRTFDAQLVALRSAQISTLAASTAHLHSVAERIATVHPLVRNYSALSCALLGIALGAALAEERMTMAQGEKAHPAEQSSRSSSTTSFSSSAGCIADTGDGVGGVSARLAAPPNSRSPGASYHRVANLRDPAASLAWEEPEHAELRRRAVALMAAEDEVGTAESQNRFVALVGNIDFLRVQVIHYAEEIVKHILTHAGSAALSQPAESGIDAAVMRDAYVVNQLHYMWASAQCAVFPGEERRGTRLAERFDFTQLRSMYNTYRTRLLEELLDMYFYDFMSVARSNEEVPPPMLLRIADHFLLSWKPSLDSMRTQVMSLMYNMPLANEVIAQACMECLVCNTRFLKIISAAVESHPPAFAQRPIRTLIVSNQNILLHMRNYAMHIDASSLQ from the coding sequence ATGGCCTTGAGTCAGAGCGATCTCGATGACTTGGCGACCATCGATCTTACAGATAGCTTCATCGAGGCCAACCTCGGCACCAGGAGGCAGTTCGACGGAGACGCCTCGCGCACCGCCCTGCAGGATGTGTGCGCCGCCTTTGTCCAGTCCTTCCTGATCGAgaagggtgggtgggtatcCTCGCTGCATGTGTCGCTGAGGGAGTGTGTGACAGTgttggaggagatggagacggtgctggagaagTTCATTGAGAAGCTAGATCGAATTCAGCACGACATTGGCGAAGTGCGCGAGACGCTGGCGAAGACATCCATTGAGCTGAACAACGCGCGCGTGACGGAGCGGATCCTCTGGACCACAATCTCCCACCTCGTTGTACCACCGGAGCTTGTGCAGATCGTGACGCAGTCGAATGATGGGGAGTTGGGGATGCTTTTCCAGCTAACCCTGCGTGAGCTACTGAAGTACTTGAACTACCGAAAAGGtacgtggcagcagcagcagccagccCCTTCGGAGCCCCAAGGGTCCGCTGCGTCACCTGGCCCCCGTAACGGCACCGCCCCTCAGCGCACTGCTCGAGAGCTGCGCCTGCCCCTGACAGAGTTCACCATCTACACGGAGCTGCTGAGTATTCTCGACAGCCTGACTGTGTTTGCATGCATCAAGGTGCGTGACTTCCTCTCGCGCAAGCTGCATGTGCTGACGGTACCAAACACAAATGTGTGCATTCAGCAGGAGAACAGTCTCAAGCAGCACGCCGTCTTTGTGCACTTCCTGCGCtccgctccacctctgctgcggcacacctATGCCTGCGGCACGGAAGGGAGTCGGCAGCTAACGCTGGTCCCCTACCGCATCACACGTGCAATCTACAACGAGTTCAAGCAACAGTACTGCTTCATAATGTCCTCTCTGTACCTCCGCAAAATTCAGGGCTACATCCTGACCCTGAACGCGATGGAGTACAGCACCACGACGAGTGCCTCCTTCGGCTCCGTGAGCAGCAGCCTACTGAACAGCTTCACGAAGGTGCAGCCTACTGCGCCAGATGTTGTGTACACGCTGCCATACGTTACCAGTGTGCACCTCAAAGGATTCCATGCCGACGGCGAGGTGTTCCAGCTTGGCAAACGAGGCGAGATCTTCGCCCGGACCttcgcgccgccgctgatcCCGACCCTGGAGAAGGCAGCTGGTCACCGGCACTCGTAcgaggagacgctgcgctccgtgctgcacctcctcagtGACGCGGTCACGCACGAGTATCTCTTCACGTTCGAGTTCTTTGCAGGCGACACGTCCGTCTACGTGGACGTGTTTCGGCCGACACTGCAGTTCATCGTCGACTACGTCTCGGAGGCGGTGCTACTGCAGTCCTCGGGAGGTGTGCGGCAACTCCTGAACCAACACCCCCATGCGAGCGTGAACCAGCACGCCAAGGAGGACATCTACGGTTTGCTGATGCTCATTCGCCTCTGCCACGAGTACCGATTTTACATGAAGACAGTCCGCAAGCTCGCGTGCCTGGACACGTTCTTCGACTCGCTTCTGGTTCTTCTGTGGCCCAGCTTCAAGCGCACCTTTGACGCGCAGCTTGTCGCTCTCCGCTCTGCACAGATCTCCACGCTTGCGGCGTCCACAGCGCACCTGCACTCTGTCGCAGAGCGCATCGCAACAGTACACCCACTTGTGCGCAACTACAGCGCGCTGTCCTGCGCCTTGTTAGGCATTGCTCTCGGAGCGGCGCTGGCCGAAGAGCGAATGACGATGGCACAGGGTGAAAAGGCGCACCCAGCGGAGCAGTCGAGCAGGTCGTCTTCTACGACGTCGTTCTCGTCTTCTGCAGGATGCATCGCGGACACCGGTGAcggtgttggtggtgtcAGCGCGCGACTGGCAGCTCCACCAAACTCACGTAGCCCGGGTGCCAGTTACCACCGAGTCGCGAACCTCAGAGACCCTGCCGCTTCGCTGGCCTGGGAGGAGCCAGAGCACGCGGAGTTGCGCAGGCGTGCGGTGGCGCTAATGGCGGCGGAGGACGAGGTGGGTACAGCGGAAAGTCAGAACCGTTTCGTTGCGCTCGTTGGCAACATCGACTTCCTGCGTGTTCAGGTGATTCACTACGCCGAGGAAATCGTCAAGCACATCCTCACTCACGCTGGCTCGGCGGCCTTGTCGCAGCCCGCTGAGAGCGGCATCGATGCAGCGGTGATGCGCGACGCATATGTGGTGAACCAACTGCATTACATGTGGGCTTCCGCGCAGTGCGCCGTCTTCCCTGGCGAGGAGCGCCGTGGCACCAGGCTAGCGGAGCGCTTCGACTTCACCCAGCTACGCAGCATGTATAACACGTATCGTACGCGTTTgttggaggagctgctggacatGTACTTCTACGACTTCATGAGCGTGGCGCGAAGTAATGAGGAGGTTCCGCCACCTATGCTGCTTCGCATCGCCGACCACTTCCTGCTTTCCTGGAAGCCGTCGCTGGATTCCATGCGAACGCAGGTGATGTCTCTCATGTACAACATGCCGCTGGCGAACGAGGTGATTGCGCAGGCGTGCATGGAGTGTCTTGTGTGCAATACGCGCTTTCTGAAGATCATATCCGCTGCAGTGGAGTCGCATCCGCCGGCGTTCGCACAACGACCGATCCGCACGCTGATTGTGTCGAACCAGAACATCCTCCTGCACATGCGGAACTATGCCATGCACATTGATGCCTCTAGCCTGCAGTGA
- a CDS encoding hypothetical protein (TriTrypDB/GeneDB-style sysID: LpmP.26.0360), with amino-acid sequence MRSVRQRLGVRRFCDWTVTPRRHGTDAASLFRSCSTAAGGAASSAARPLSSAPPSVPSSSFTASPTTPDIVSGTAALFDHYFSDVSTMLDVAPIKRPHVVGSLVCTLEEYPISIVLVEGYCGTSAEAVMERVRWCAIHSAQGMREVSRKSVKAFLAQHLCAARPNVVELLDALDLSLRVRLLRQDVFAAAAEEEEGTNRHERGGVSGVSSTQLGKSTTQRWRCSAELYDTWDTQPRFTPVEGAAGGGEGTECDEVGELLDVIGRVLTRVEEQLRRLHARYASDSVEEACRYVQEAGSDFCDTELTRRCLGACVEGGGNAPHSANRHCPWWGEMRAHRSWSLHCDADMDLESSKAVGFYLCLTCTLHASCSGETNSEGGVTAVLQSSRTHRGLTHLVDNEAADGVPRRYANPASRFARLQDVYAASTLARISRQGLLSSARDWTCGPVDLTNHLVTVAATLSPTVAYDWIGATRGGSSLVNHEALTREPVTVPDTTSLALPACVRWSSFVGRASLDDFAVHLSRASGAGGRSAAAGSYALPPLWPQLGLLYSGRTGDRCAALRELLRHEHGLRGLPRVLVEVCTTPPFSLEYDAELIVNDGDANSKQFSLATARDSTSIQVLCGDSYADVAAAAQVHTPWAAPLCKTAPAPLPVITTAAQRGRGDQMATSLDCAPTSNHPQDVATPTFDRLPCISVDVLSITDSMSAMGITSATWMARTAKLVATRGANSAPVVFEGANTLSGYRRMLRYCAKRPVYKTVHLPRCRTLKEALQRLLASMASSNSNVNDDFDPCTRGGDDWPDAHGEETETPRKQQTGVAQRRLGRGETVKLIFPFNAGAADVSSSTSIVHMELHRALFSVVQEHCRDSAQLRLLMSAQATAAEATFLHLWPLTARWLAPCGGLLHASLTPVVDEDAAAPRQRRGKTSAEEDVTREDAVVYDLRLSTTASPTASSVPVCGGARSCSAVSTAVVVTRLPASAAWLSTAHAAMRRALMLSQSDLFAPSDGHGASPTALDGVEGGGDTVGLDWLLVGCVTFTQAVEALLFTTTFSPQSEFNAQGFLKELFGHNVCTKKRGTATELWLVVAPHLPPVLLCAVGKREGKQGRSAEGKWLMLLRCVMDASCPNARATLEAMQHLQGRLSALTSMNDSTFPPLQCRLSCEWALRPVTLSETEPAEWVQVFVADLVRESPVPVRQASHPQWSRISMTRRRGNAAARSNNVGTSARLPPGVVHREEGPESFGVLWRVLHCPTLLPKVMTNLSTTASGQGLPNGPIPSPVGFIKAAQRALARQHGVTRVTHRYDKRFGGVVVEGWGQLRQNGSEALCDTPITLVSEPMPLHYVPMRLMQLYHRLLLEAHELPRIPEEVWKQLRAECEMASTETILQSLSETLSCTPADLQSVETRFIKVWSVCLELPLRIFGFPASSASSNSLCCDVPPSLYVYCQRSSKRQAIRSVYVLLYEWTRYPQMEVPVNDTHFCVASYKSARWPSLTADSSSSSAPLSWSTSTVTAPPRSRTTMETTSCTPGARAVPSPLHTLPMPHSVLDASHARMEASLGALVNNKNGRVGLRLSQTFGLQLMYGVSVAGVQEEARAADSVQLLREAWIPLVWAPAQILSAEVLVLQRLLTRSTTTSGSGDIDSVTVDMRDVLRELVVASGRIHLASLQSGHVVRAKEFCVSFFRRYFGWRVCERGDVEDISVADNHGSVVILQTVRRAQLDRGGHLCRPRRLTSSRPQGAVLLGEREHTTATLQLTQIVHGGKTSVRLGRVLVEVTGATPQTALDALWEQCTADIAAVFGVSLRMSPSEADDRVLHFMKSKLE; translated from the coding sequence ATGCGCAGTGTGCGCCAGAGGCTTGGCGTGCGGCGGTTCTGTGACTGGACAGTCACGCCGCGGCGTCATGGCACAGATGCGGCGAGCCTTTTTCGAAgttgcagcactgctgccgggGGTGCCGCATCGTCGGCCGCCAggccgctctcctctgcgcctcctTCCGTTCCGTCGTCTTCGTTCACGGCTTCTCCGACAACGCCCGACATCGTCTccggcaccgccgcactTTTCGACCACTACTTCAGCGACGTCTCCACCATGCTTGACGTCGCTCCCATCAAACGACCACATGTCGTGGGAAGTCTGGTGTGCACCCTAGAAGAGTATCCAATCAGCATCGTTCTCGTGGAGGGGTActgcggcacctctgccgaGGCCGTGATGGAGAGAGTGCGGTGGTGTGCCATCCACAGCGCACAAGGAATGCGTGAAGTGTCGCGGAAGTCAGTGAAGGCGTTTCTAGCTCAGCACCTGTGCGCTGCTCGACCGAATGTGGTAGAGCTGCTTGATGCTCTCGACTTGTCACTACGagtgcgactgctgcggcaggatgtctttgctgctgctgctgaggaagaggaggggacaAATCGCCACGAGCGTGGCGGCGTCTCTGGTGTATCATCGACGCAACTCGGGAAGTCGACTAcgcagaggtggcgatgCTCCGCTGAGTTGTACGATACATGGGACACACAGCCCCGCTTTACGCCTGTTGAGGGTGcagccggtggcggcgaggggACGGAGTGTGATGAGGTGGGTGAACTTTTAGATGTAATAGGGAGAGTGTTGACACgggtggaggagcagctgcggcgactgCACGCGCGGTATGCGAGCGACAGCGTTGAGGAGGCATGCCGATATGTGCAAGAGGCTGGCAGCGACTTCTGCGACACAGAACTGACAAGGCGTTGCCTgggggcgtgtgtggaggggggcggcAACGCGCCGCACAGTGCGAATCGGCACTGCCCGTGGTGGGGCGAGATGCGGGCACACCGTTCCTGGTCCCTCCACTGTGACGCTGATATGGACTTGGAGAGCTCGAAGGCAGTGGGGTTTTACCTCTGCCTTACCTGCACACTgcacgccagctgcagcggcgagaCGAACAGCGAAGGTGGCGTGACGGCCGTTTTGCAGTCGTCCCGAACACATCGCGGGCTCACTCATCTGGTCGACAACGAAGCAGCGGATGGTGTGCCTCGTCGCTACGCGAACCCAGCGAGCCGTTTTGCACGTCTACAAGACGTGTACGCCGCATCTACCCTTGCGCGCATCTCGAGACAAGGCCTCTTGTCCTCCGCGAGAGACTGGACGTGCGGGCCGGTGGACTTGACGAATCATCTCGTgaccgtcgccgccacgctCTCTCCAACCGTCGCCTACGACTGGATAGGTGCCACGCGAGGCGGTAGCAGTTTAGTCAATCACGAAGCGCTAACCAGAGAGCCGGTGACGGTGCCAGATACCACGAGTCTGGCGCTCccggcgtgtgtgcgctggaGCTCGTTTGTGGGTCGGGCAAGCTTAGACGACTTTGCAGTCCATCTCAGCAGAGCGAGTGGTGCTGGGGGGCggagcgctgcggcaggtaGCTACGCGTTGCCGCCACTGTGGCCACAACTGGGTCTTCTTTACTCCGGCAGAACCGGCGACCGATGCGCCGCCTTGCGAGAGCTTCTACGGCACGAGCATGGCCTGCGGGGGCTGCCTCGGGTCTTGGTAGAGGTAtgcaccacccctcccttctccctaGAGTACGACGCGGAGCTCATCGTGAACGACGGTGATGCCAACTCAAAGCAGTTTTCCCTTGCCACGGCACGCGACTCCACCAGCATTCAAGTCTTATGTGGTGATTCCTACGCagacgttgctgctgctgcgcaggtgcACACACCATGGGCGGCACCACTCTGCAAGACAGCGCCGGCGCCTCTGCCTGTaatcaccacagcagcgcaacgcggcagaggcgatCAGATGGCCACGTCTCTTGATTGTGCCCCCACGAGCAATCACCCCCAGGACGTCGCCACTCCCACGTTTGACAGATTGCCGTGCATCTCGGTGGACGTGCTTTCCATCACCGACTCCATGTCGGCGATGGGTATCACCTCAGCGACGTGGATGGCCCGTACAGCAAAGCTAGTGGCGACGCGCGGTGCCAACTCCGCTCCTGTGGTGTTTGAGGGTGCGAACACACTCTCCGGTTACAGGCGAATGCTTCGCTACTGTGCGAAACGACCCGTCTACAAGACGGTGCACCTACCTCGATGCCGTACGCTAAAGGAGGCGCTTCAGCGTCTCCTCGCTTCCATGGCGTCCAGCAACTCCAACGTCAACGACGACTTTGACCCCTGCAcgcgaggaggcgacgaCTGGCCGGATGCGCACGGCGAGGAAACAGAGACTCCTCGTAAACAGCAAACTGGAGTTGCTCAGCGACGTCTGGGGCGTGGCGAGACAGTGAAGCTCATCTTTCCGTTCAATGCCGGGGCCGCTGATGTGTCGTCGAGCACTTCGATCGTCCACATGGAACTCCACAGAGCTCTCTTCTCAGTCGTGCAGGAGCACTGCCGTGACTCAGCGCAACTGCGTTTGCTGATGTCGGCCCAGGCCACAGCCGCGGAGGCGACCTTTCTGCACTTATGGCCCCTGACAGCGCGGTGGCTGGCGCCTTGTGGTGGCCTACTTCATGCGTCGCTCACTCCGGTGGTCGACGaggacgccgcggcgccgcgacaGCGTCGTGGCAAAACGTCggccgaggaggatgtgACTAGGGAGGACGCTGTAGTGTATGACCTGCGCCTGTCCACCACTGCTTCCCCAACAGCGTCGTCCGTGCCGGTGTGTGGCGGAGCGAGGTCATGCTCAGCCGTGTCGACCGCGGTTGTGGTGACGCGGCTTCCTGCCAGTGCGGCGTGGCTTTCGACGGCGCACGCTGCGATGCGGAGGGCCTTGATGCTCTCACAGTCGGACCTTTTTGCACCATCGGATGGCCATGGCGCCTCCCCGACTGCGCTTGACGGGgtggaaggcggtggcgacacgGTGGGCCTGGACTGGCTCCTTGTGGGATGCGTCACTTTCACGCAGGCGGTCGAAGCACTtctcttcaccaccaccttctctccACAGAGCGAATTCAACGCCCAGGGCTTTCTCAAGGAACTCTTTGGCCATAACGTATGCACGAAGAAGCGCGGCACGGCGACCGAGCTGTGGCTCGTTGTCGCGCCACACTTGCCGCCTGTACTTCTGTGCGCTgtgggcaagagagagggcaaacAGGGCAGATCCGCAGAGGGAAAGTGGCTGATGCTGCTACGGTGCGTAATGGACGCATCGTGTCCCAACGCGAGGGCGACGTTGGAGGCAATGCAGCATCTGCAAGGGCGTCTCTCCGCACTGACCTCCATGAATGACAGCACGtttccaccgctgcagtgccggCTTTCATGTGAGTGGGCCCTCAGGCCTGTTACTCTCAGCGAAACGGAGCCCGCTGAGTGGGTTCAGGTGTTTGTAGCTGACCTTGTACGCGAATCACCTGTGCCGGTGAGGCAGGCTTCTCACCCTCAGTGGTCAAGAATTTCCATGACGCGACGGCGAGGAAACGCTGCGGCGAGGTCAAACAACGTGGGAACCTCCGCGAGGTTGCCGCCGGGCGTGGTGCATCGTGAGGAAGGGCCAGAGAGCTTTGGTGTCTTGTGGAGAGTGCTACACTGTCCTACCCTGCTGCCCAAAGTGATGACCAACTTGTCCACTACGGCCTCAGGTCAAGGGTTGCCGAATGGACCCATTCCTTCTCCTGTTGGGTTCATCAAGGCTGCTCAAAGGGCACTTGCCCGGCAGCACGGTGTCACACGTGTGACCCACCGCTACGACAAGAGGTTCGGAGGCGTTGTTGTGGAAGGATGGGGACAGCTGCGGCAGAACGGGAGTGAGGCGCTGTGCGACACACCGATAACACTCGTCTCGGAACCGATGCCTCTGCACTATGTCCCTATGCGCTTGATGCAACTTTATCATCGGCTTCTACTAGAGGCGCACGAGCTTCCCCGTATCCCGGAAGAGGTGTGGAAGCAACTGAGGGCCGAGTGTGAGATGGCCTCGACGGAGACGATCCTGCAGTCTCTCAGCGAGACTTTGAGCTGCACGCCCGCCGACCTCCAGAGCGTGGAGACGCGGTTTATAAAGGTGTGGTCGGTCTGCCTCGAGCTCCCTCTTCGCATTTTCGGGTTCCCTGCTAGCTCAGCGTCTTCGAACAGCCTCTGCTGCGACGTCCCACCCTCGCTGTACGTGTACTGCCAGCGCTCGTCAAAGCGGCAGGCGATACGGAGTGTGTACGTTCTCCTCTACGAATGGACTCGGTATCCACAGATGGAGGTGCCGGTGAACGACACACACTTCTGCGTTGCGAGCTACAAGAGTGCAAGGTGGCCCAGCTTGACTGCTGATTCTTCTtcgtcgtctgcgccgctgtcgtggtCAACGTCCACCGTCACTGCCCCACCTAGGTCGCGGACGACGATGGAGACGACAAGCTGTACACCAGGGGCTCGCGCGGTGCCGAGTCCTCTGCACAcgctgccgatgccgcaCTCCGTCCTCGACGCCTCTCACGCGCGTATGGAAGCGTCCCTCGGCGCACTTGTGAACAACAAGAACGGCCGCGTGGGATTGCGACTGAGCCAGACCTTtgggctgcagctgatgtACGGCGTGAGTGTGGCGGGGGTGCAGGAGGAAGCCCGTGCTGCGGACTCTGTCCAGCTCCTGCGTGAGGCATGGATACCACTTGTGTGGGCACCTGCGCAGATTCTCAGCGCCGAAGTTTTGGTGTTGCAGCGCCTGCTCACCCGCTCGACCACCACTtcaggcagcggcgacatcGACAGCGTTACCGTCGATATGCGAGACGTACTGCGAGAACTCGTTGTCGCCAGTGGTCGAATACATCttgcgtcgctgcagagtGGACACGTGGTGAGGGCAAAGGAGTTTTGCGTCTCGTTTTTTCGGCGGTACTTTGGCTGGCGCGTGTGCGAACGCGGCGACGTCGAAGACATCTCCGTCGCTGATAATCACGGGAGCGTTGTGATCCTGCAGACAGTTCGACGGGCCCAGTTGGACCGTGGTGGGCATCTATGCCGGCCGCGGCGACTGACCTCCTCGCGGCCCCaaggtgcggtgctgctagGTGAGCGCGAGCACACGACAGCCACTCTCCAGTTGACGCAAATCGTGCATGGCGGCAAAACTTCCGTCAGGCTTGGGAGAGTACTCGTTGAGGTGACGGGTGCAACTCCCCAAACAGCCTTGGACGCTCTCTGGGAGCAGTGTACTGCCGACATTGCAGCTGTGTTCGGTGTCTCGCTACGTATGTCGCCAAGCGAGGCAGACGATCGAGTGTTGCACTTTATGAAGTCGAAGCTGGAATAG
- a CDS encoding inosine/uridine-preferring nucleoside hydrolase, putative (TriTrypDB/GeneDB-style sysID: LpmP.26.0340) codes for MDQLKEYYQRWNDVPQPGKISILKRIALACYFLFLLLLVIYAFGRTAKTTSAIVPIVLFTDGTPYNMEVIRYLAQRRDIIIGMIVLNNNSLAVERLRSKTGNVEAILSALKAEGYTKAVPVYASHMSSPDNFAAPLDQMVAKRLVKFIIAGPCTEAAYFLAAYSTHRSNIVDIFVAGGAFNKAGNANVLLPTNTKAERNFYMDPSAADHILAGSHGRQVTLFPIDVAIAWTEEAYAAIVSNLSSTAASVGIVASGLQWYYTNIDPSSSTTVGLMAAVYASDAQVRETATYTSIPVRVRTGGTNITDGQSYRPASGALVRVMLSVAADTFFSHLLRVDKLPLV; via the coding sequence ATGGATCAGCTCAAGGAGTATTACCAACGCTGGAATGACGTGCCGCAGCCAGGCAAGATCAGCATTCTCAAGCGCATTGCGCTCGCATGTtacttcctctttctccttttacTCGTCATTTATGCCTTTGGGCGGACTGCGAAGACGACGTCGGCCATTGTCCCTATTGTGCTCTTCACCGACGGCACGCCGTACAACATGGAGGTGATTCGCTATCTTGCCCAGCGCCGTGACATTATCATCGGCATGATTGTGCTGAACAACAACAGCCTCGCTGTCGAGAGGTTGCGTTCGAAGACCGGTAACGTTGAGGCCATCCTCAGTGCACTCAAGGCGGAGGGGTACACAAAGGCTGTTCCAGTGTACGCCTCGCATATGTCCTCCCCCGACAACTTTGCGGCCCCGCTTGACCAGATGGTGGCGAAGCGGCTCGTCAAGTTTATCATTGCCGGTCCGTGCACGGAGGCGGCGTACTTTTTAGCAGCGTACTCAACGCACCGCTCCAACATCGTCGACATCTTTGTTGCCGGTGGCGCCTTCAACAAGGCGGGCAACGCAaacgtcctcctccccaccaaTACGAAGGCGGAGCGGAACTTCTACATGGATCCCTCTGCGGCGGACCACATTCTGGCGGGTTCGCATGGTCGGCAGGTGACTCTGTTTCCCATTGACGTGGCCATCGCATGGACAGAGGAGGCCTATGCGGCCATCGTGTCGAATCTGTCCTCCACTGCTGCGAGCGTAGGTATCGTGGCCTCAGGGCTGCAGTGGTACTACACGAACATCGACCCCTCGAGCAGCACAACCGTGGGTTTGATGGCAGCCGTCTACGCATCCGACGCACAAGTTCGGGAAACCGCCACGTACACTTCCATCCCTGTCCGCGTGAGGACAGGCGGGACGAACATCACGGATGGTCAGTCCTACCGTCCCGCCTCGGGTGCACTTGTACGCGTCATGCTGAGCGTGGCGGCAGACACCTTCTTTAGCCATCTGCTCCGTGTGGACAAGCTTCCTCTGGTGTAG
- the CYC8 gene encoding mitotic cyclin, putative (TriTrypDB/GeneDB-style sysID: LpmP.26.0330) has product MEKTQKEALKPLTFRVIQQRIRDHFVRDLDDETELKGNRYILTAEQVERFLFPLFQRADAKAVRILGEVWGRSRDPSRKLSDQIVAVLTRRQHVLLQGTELTLMELKEKVLLVARLQEPLTAGEVRQLAIQLGPYNREWVEEWLCARLADEAVDSLALCIALRDAVQQRFGAFTFAGVYYPTVLDDLIDMDERAQSSMVYPPKLGVSVQSVRARVCEELFIFTIFCGVPLSLDAYFLAVALLDRFLARRSTPKEELRLYSMAALLLASKCDHSWPTLDPHFVSVKMKLVQENVMAAEEEIVRALQFDTAVSTLHHFCEALVLHQDPPASPEQLRLLEYLIASLSVHTYYGQYRQSCLAAAALHSSRHAARLATGEPSESVRVLLPVVCAALQKNNVERTPGNLLKQIYAQPERHAVSLIPIAVLFPSLSCRSSLSASQ; this is encoded by the coding sequence atggagaagacgcAGAAGGAAGCGTTGAAGCCGCTGACGTTTAGGGTGATTCAGCAGCGCATTCGCGACCACTTTGTGCGCGACTTGGACGACGAGACGGAGCTGAAGGGCAACCGCTACATCCTCACCGCCGAGCAAGTGGAGCGATTCCTCTTTCCACTTTTCCAGCGCGCCGACGCTAAAGCTGTGCGCATCCTCGGTGAAGTGTGGGGACGCTCGCGCGACCCTTCGCGTAAGTTGAGTGACCAGATCGTCGCCGTCCTTACTCGCCGCCaacacgtgctgctgcaaggAACGGAGCTGACGCTGatggagctgaaggagaaggtgctgctggtggcacGGCTGCAGGAGCCACTAACGGCGGGCGAGGTTCGCCAGTTGGCGATTCAGTTGGGCCCCTACAACCGCGAGTGGGTGGAGGAGTGGCTGTGTGCACGTCTCGCAGACGAAGCAGTGGACTCGCTGGCGCTCTGCATCGCCTTGCGggacgcggtgcagcagagaTTTGGAGCCTTTACCTTCGCGGGGGTTTATTACCCCACAGTACTGGACGACTTGATCGACATGGACGAGCGAGCTCAGAGTTCCATGGTGTACCCGCCGAAGCTAGGCGTGTCGGTGCAGTCTGTTCGCGCACGCGTCTGCGAGGAGCTTTTCATCTTCACCATATTCTGCGGtgtgccgctctccctcgATGCCTACTTCCTCGCGGTAGCCCTGCTTGACCGCTTCCTCGCCCGCCGCAGCACCCCcaaagaggagctgcggctgtaCAGTATGGCAGCCCTGCTGCTCGCCTCCAAGTGCGACCACTCGTGGCCCACATTGGATCCACACTTCGTGTCCGTCAAGATGAAACTCGTGCAGGAAAACGTCatggcggcagaggaggagatcgTGCGGGCGTTGCAGTTCGATACGGCTGTCTCCACGCTGCACCACTTCTGCGAGGCTCTTGTGCTGCACCAGGACCCGCCGGCGTCCCCGGAGCAGCTCCGACTTCTCGAGTATCTCATCGCTTCGCTTTCCGTTCACACTTACTACGGACAGTACAGGCAGTCTTGcctggcagctgcggcgctgcacagcAGTCGCCACGCTGCCCGCCTCGCAACCGGTGAGCCAAGTGAGTCGGTGCGCGTACTACTGCCAGttgtgtgcgctgcgctgcagaagaaCAACGTCGAACGCACTCCAGGCAACCTGCTAAAGCAGATCTATGCTCAGCCAGAGCGCCATGCCGTGAGTCTGATTCCTATAGCAGTCCTGTTCCCTAGCCTGTCGTGCCGCTCCTCGCTCAGTGCCAGTCAGTAA